The Thioclava sp. GXIMD2076 region ATGACAGCTGGGGGACCATCGGCGACACGATGCGCGCGGCGATGCAGGCGATTGGTGAGATCGCCCCGCACCTGACGCTTACCTCCGACACGCTGGCCGAGCAGATCCTTGAGGCCACGCTTGCAGATGGTTACGGCGCTTTTGATCGCGCGATCGAGGTCCTCGCGCCCGCACTTGGCCCAGAGGGGCTGGCCGCGCTGAAGGACAAAGCCACTGCCGCTTTTGAAGCGCCGATCGCCGCCAGCGACCTTGCCCACTATGATTATGGCCGCCCGTCCGAACGCGAAAGCCGCGCCCGTCAGTATCGTAGCAGCACGCTGGAACGCATCCTGCAGGACGTGGCCGATCAGCAGGGCGATGTCGATGGCTGGATGGCCAAATACACGCCCGAACAGTTGGCCTACCACACCATTGCCCCCGATGCCGCGACCCGTCTCTTGGATGCAGGCCGCGCCGAGGAGGCCCTCGCGCTGATCCGCACTGCCCTCGCCGCGCAGAAACCTGATCAGCGGTCCGACTGGCACGACCCGCGCGAGCTCGATGATGCGCATTTCGCCTGCCTCTCGGCGCTCGGGCGCAAGGCGGAGCTGCGTGAGGCTCTTTGGGCGCGGTTCGAAGCGCGGCTCTGTCCCGATGCGCTGCGCCATCATCTGAAACTGTTGCCGGATTTCGAGGATATCGATGCGGAGGATACTGCCCGCGCAATCGTGCTGGCCTATCCTTCGATGACCAAGGCGCTGTGGTTTTGCCATACCACGCAGGATCTACAGCTGGCCCGCCAGCTGATCGACGCCCGCTACGCTGAACTGAATGGAAATGTCTACGAGATCCTGACGCCGCTGGCAGAGGAACTGGCTCCAAACCACCCGCTTCAGGCGGCGCTCCTCTGGCGCGCCCTGATCGATTTTGCACTCACCCAGCAGCGCAAGGGCCGCTACGGCCACGCCGCCCGCCACCTCCAAAGCTGTGCCGAGGCCGACACCCGCATCAGCGACTATCGTCCGCACCTCTCGCACGCCGCCTACCTGCAGGCGCTAGAGGACACCCATGCCCACCTTGCAGCCTCGAAAAGAAGAAACTGACAGGTTTCGTGCTCAAACTCAGATCGAACCGATCAGCTGCGTTAACTGGCCAGTCTGCTTGGAGCGTTCTGGCGCGACGGTTCGACGGATACGTTGAAGGATGACATCGCCTCGGCGAGACCTTGCGCTTCGATCTGAAGTGACGCGACTGCGGCATTGGTCTCCTCGAAGAGGGCTGCATTTTGTTGTGTGGTCCGGTCCAGTTCGGACGTGGCGGTTGTAATTTCCTGAATGCCGCTCGCCAATTCCGAGGCCGACTGGGCTATCGTGCGGATCATTTCCGCGACGGTCATAATACCTTCGACGATCTCGGACAGCGCATTTCCGGAGGCGTCAACCATCTGCACGCCCTGACGGACATTGCTATCCGACAGTTCGACAATCTCCGCGATCTCGCGTGCAGCGTCGGAAGACCGTTGGGCCAGGCCCCGTACTTCTGACGCGACCACCGCAAAACCACGGCCGGCATCCCCCGCGCGCGCGGCTTCGACCCCGGCATTCAGAGCCAGAAGATTTGTCTGGAAGGCGATATCGTCTATCACCTGAAGCACACGGGCGATTTGGGAGGACGATTTCTGGATCTCGCCCATCGCCTCGACCGTCTTGGTGACGACGCGGCTTCCATGCTGCGCCTTATCGGAGATGGTCCCGATCGTGCGGCCAGCCTCGGAGGTCGAGGAGGCTGATTGCTTGACGGTGGCCGACATCTCTTCCAGCGCCGCAGAGGTCTGCTCCAGCATGGCCGCACTACGCTCGGTACGGCGGGCAAGATCATCCGCGGTCGAGGCGATTTCGCGCGCTGCGGTGTCGACGGAACCCGAGGCCATGGCGATACCGGACAGGGCGTCGCGCAATGTGTCATTCGTTCTATCGACGGCCGTGGCGATATCCTTGAAGATCCCTTTGAAATTATCGGGCATCCGGTAACTCAGATCCCGCTCTGCGAGATGTTCGAGGGCTGCCGAGACCGCTCCGAGACCTTCCCCCGCAGCCTGACCGACGCGGTTCAGGCCGTTGCAGATCTCGGCCAGAAGTCCGTCTTTTCCCGAAAGATCGATGCGATGCGAGAAATCGCCAGCGGCACAGGCCTCGACCACCCGCCCGATCTCTTCCGCAACGATCTTGTCCGATCTCGCCTGTTCCTCGGCCTCGAGCTGCTGGGCGCGCGCCTTTTGGGCGTCCTGTGAAATCCGGTCCCGCTCCTGACGGGCCAATTGCTCGCGCTGTTCGAGTTCGCGCAACTCGGCGGCGCGCGCATTGACTTCCGTTTGTTTCTGACGTTCGAGAATATCGCGGAACTCGCTCAATGCGTCGCGCAATTCACCCAGCTCGTTGCGGCTATGCCATTCGGGGAGAGGGGCCTCGAGATCCCCGCCGGAGAGCTTCTGGATGCTGCCCGTGACATCTTCCAACCGGTTGACGAAACGGCGTTTCACCAGCGTAAAGGCGGCAAGCGCAAAGGCCAGCTGCAGAAGGGCCGCGCAGAGAACGACGGTAAACGAGGTCGATTTGACGGAGGAGAATTGGGACAATCCGCGCGACATTTCGATATTTAGGTTTTCCACGAGCGCATCGGCGCTTGTCTGGAACGCGCGGAAGGCCTGATCGAAATCCTGGTAGTCGGCAAGACTTTCGGCGGCGACCTTCGCTGCGGTATCATAGCGTTCGTCGGCTATCTGCGCGAAGGCCGTCAGTTCCGACACGAGGTCCGCCTTGCTGCCAGACAAAGGCAGATCGTCGACGAGTTGCGCGGCACGGGATATGTTGGCGACGGCGAGCGAAAAATCCTCTCCGGTATCTCCGCCGAGAATTTCTTCTACCTTCAGGTGGCCAAGCGTGACAAGAAACAGTGCCTGACCGAGTGTGTTCTGCATCTCGGTGGACTGGGTTGCGGGAGAACTGGCCAGAGTGGAGAATTTCTCGGTAATCCCGTCGAAGAGGGCGTCGAATGTTTCATCAGCCCCCGATCCGGCCCCTTGCCGTTGGGCTGCTCCCTCGATGCGTTCCAGAGCCTTTGCCTGCAGGACCTTCAGGCTGCCTTCCATCGATGACATGTCTGAAAGGAGTTCGGGCGCATTGGGAGCGGGCAGCGACAATCCGTCGATCTCGCCTCCGTTTATCAGGGCATGAAGGAGTTTATCCGCATGAGCGAACATTGTTTCCATTTCGGATCTGAAGGTATCGTCCCCGTTAGAAATATACTCCTCGAGGTCCAGATTGGCTTGGGCGATCGTCTGTTCGAGCAGCATTGCAGCCTCGATTTCCTGCGCAAGTCGCTCGCCGATCTGATCGCCGACGGTCGACATATGGTCGACCTGCCATATTGTAAAGGCACCACTTAAAAGGGTGATGCCGAGAAAAACACCGAAGCCCAACTTGAGTTGGTTGGAAATTTTTGACTGCGCCATGGAACACCTCAAGGTTACCTTCGTAAATTCCACAAAAACCCTGAAGATATCGTTTCCCGAAAGGCGGTTCGGACAGAGATTTTTGTCGGAAGCGGCAAGCGTGCTTCCAGCACCGCGCGATCCCGACCCTTTGGAGCGAGGTTGGGGTCGCGGTCGTGATCCGTCTCACTTGAGTGGTCCGGTTTGAAAGTCAGTGCATGGCGGTCGTTGGTCTAAGGGCACGATGCTTTCCGGCGCTGGAGCACGGTATCGCGGAGAACTGCGCAAGTGGACCGTATTGCAATGCTGGCGTCAGCGTTCAGCTCGGGATCTGAACCTTCCTAGGCGCGACTAGCAGACCTTTCCATCGTGCAATTCCCTACATGATCTGGCGTTGACGCTCTCCACATATCCGTTCACTCAGGGCGATACAGGCCGATTTGGCGCGACCGCACCGTTCTGGTTCCGTAGCCTGATAGCGGCAGGGTGGTCTGTTACGCGCCCAGCATCCGTCTGCTCGAGTTCCTTCCACCAGCGTTGTTTTTTAGATTACACGTCACCACGCTGATGCAGTCCCATAATGATATTTCGAAAAATCTATACAACGAAACCGGGCGCAAATATGAAAACGACCGCATAGAAATATATGCGGTCGTTTTGGTCCGGTCCGATTTCGGTCAATCGCCTGCGTGATGATATCCCGCCATGGCGAATACGACAGACCAATAGAGAAAATGTATTTATATCAGTGCTTTATTCAGCAGCTTCCAGAACGTCCTGTCGGCATTCCATCAGCGGCTGGATCTTCTGGCCGAACATATCGAGCCCCTCGAGGAAATCATCGAAGGTCAGCATCAGCCCTTTCACACCCGGCACCGAGGCCGCCTCGTCGAGCATCCGCGCACAGCTTTCATAGGAGCCCACGATCGTGCCCATATTGAAGTTCACCGCCCCCTCGGGGAGGTTGATATGCGCGGCGGTCGAGTTCTCGCCGGCGAAGCTGTCCTTGGCGCCCTCGACGCCCATATAGGCCAGCGCCTCCATATCGGCGCCATCATGATAGAGCTTCCATTTGGCCATGGCCTTCTCGTCGGTCTCGTCCGAGATCACCATCATCAGGATATAGGCCCCGACATCGCGGCCGGTCTTCTCGGCGGCTTCCAACAGGCGCTCGCAGGTGGGGGCAAAGGCTTTGGGCGTATTGATGCCAAGGCCGTTCACGAAGGAATAGTTGGTGTAGTTCGACGAGAACTCCATCCCGCGCGGCGACTGGCCTGCGGCCACAATCTCTATCGGGGCCGAGGGGGCCGGCGACATCTTACAATCGTCCATGGTGAAATACTCGCCCTTGAAATCGGAGGAGCCGGTTTCCCACAGCTCTTTCAGGACCTTCACATATTCGGTCGCATAGTCATAGCGGTAGCCGAAATACTCGTTGCCCGGCCAGATCCCCATCTGGGTATATTCCGACGGCGCCCAGCCGGTCACGATATTGATCCCGAACCGGCCCGGCGCGATGGAATCGACGGTGCTGGCCATGCGCGCCACGATCGCTGGCGGCAGGGTCAGGATGGCGGAGGAGGCGAAGAGCTTGATCTTGGTGGTCACGGCGGCAAGCCCCGCCATCAGCGTGAAGCTTTCCA contains the following coding sequences:
- a CDS encoding DUF6880 family protein — its product is MASKPLNKANLTALGAEVLADLLLEAVKGDAARQRRVRMALAADEGPETVSADIRKRFAAIRRAKGFLNRPSQKKLAQELTEAIQLIETRIAPTAPGLAFDLLWTQLHLAEGIHERTDDSWGTIGDTMRAAMQAIGEIAPHLTLTSDTLAEQILEATLADGYGAFDRAIEVLAPALGPEGLAALKDKATAAFEAPIAASDLAHYDYGRPSERESRARQYRSSTLERILQDVADQQGDVDGWMAKYTPEQLAYHTIAPDAATRLLDAGRAEEALALIRTALAAQKPDQRSDWHDPRELDDAHFACLSALGRKAELREALWARFEARLCPDALRHHLKLLPDFEDIDAEDTARAIVLAYPSMTKALWFCHTTQDLQLARQLIDARYAELNGNVYEILTPLAEELAPNHPLQAALLWRALIDFALTQQRKGRYGHAARHLQSCAEADTRISDYRPHLSHAAYLQALEDTHAHLAASKRRN
- a CDS encoding methyl-accepting chemotaxis protein gives rise to the protein MSTVGDQIGERLAQEIEAAMLLEQTIAQANLDLEEYISNGDDTFRSEMETMFAHADKLLHALINGGEIDGLSLPAPNAPELLSDMSSMEGSLKVLQAKALERIEGAAQRQGAGSGADETFDALFDGITEKFSTLASSPATQSTEMQNTLGQALFLVTLGHLKVEEILGGDTGEDFSLAVANISRAAQLVDDLPLSGSKADLVSELTAFAQIADERYDTAAKVAAESLADYQDFDQAFRAFQTSADALVENLNIEMSRGLSQFSSVKSTSFTVVLCAALLQLAFALAAFTLVKRRFVNRLEDVTGSIQKLSGGDLEAPLPEWHSRNELGELRDALSEFRDILERQKQTEVNARAAELRELEQREQLARQERDRISQDAQKARAQQLEAEEQARSDKIVAEEIGRVVEACAAGDFSHRIDLSGKDGLLAEICNGLNRVGQAAGEGLGAVSAALEHLAERDLSYRMPDNFKGIFKDIATAVDRTNDTLRDALSGIAMASGSVDTAAREIASTADDLARRTERSAAMLEQTSAALEEMSATVKQSASSTSEAGRTIGTISDKAQHGSRVVTKTVEAMGEIQKSSSQIARVLQVIDDIAFQTNLLALNAGVEAARAGDAGRGFAVVASEVRGLAQRSSDAAREIAEIVELSDSNVRQGVQMVDASGNALSEIVEGIMTVAEMIRTIAQSASELASGIQEITTATSELDRTTQQNAALFEETNAAVASLQIEAQGLAEAMSSFNVSVEPSRQNAPSRLAS
- the rutA gene encoding pyrimidine utilization protein A yields the protein MDIGVFTPINNNGWLISKTSPQYMPSFELNKQIVQKAESYGFDFALSMIKLRGFGGESEFWDHGLESFTLMAGLAAVTTKIKLFASSAILTLPPAIVARMASTVDSIAPGRFGINIVTGWAPSEYTQMGIWPGNEYFGYRYDYATEYVKVLKELWETGSSDFKGEYFTMDDCKMSPAPSAPIEIVAAGQSPRGMEFSSNYTNYSFVNGLGINTPKAFAPTCERLLEAAEKTGRDVGAYILMMVISDETDEKAMAKWKLYHDGADMEALAYMGVEGAKDSFAGENSTAAHINLPEGAVNFNMGTIVGSYESCARMLDEAASVPGVKGLMLTFDDFLEGLDMFGQKIQPLMECRQDVLEAAE